A DNA window from Chitinibacter fontanus contains the following coding sequences:
- a CDS encoding porin: MNKFVAAAVAAAFVAPAVMADVDLGPVKIYGSLRSAVEVVSVDAFPGTTLQDGQDSQTRVADQSSRIGVKGDWKISDDLKAIGQVESRFYLGNNGDPLDGSKIGFGTRNTFIGLDSAKAGKFLIGRYDNAYKNLKKSAYGVFDGTLNDASEFVGDKSVLARLGGRQGDMVHYETPNWAGFNGQLSYNFGKVATTATTTYTTKCATVSNCTTTAATTGGEKINAPQFSAALAYNHEYFDIGVGYSKVEDAASDLKGGKLSIKSDATGKQGDESMDAFTVGATAKFAGAKLSAVWEKTNAKANNTVEKKVFDQEQVSYGIGASYAFGDWDFQTSYAVAKNVEEAGKEQADTGGKEFGIAASYKLHKQVRVIASYTKIDNDKNTAFTSSSGFDLAKGSDASIIAIGLRGDF; this comes from the coding sequence ATGAACAAGTTTGTTGCTGCTGCAGTTGCTGCTGCCTTTGTTGCCCCTGCTGTAATGGCTGATGTTGATCTGGGCCCAGTTAAAATTTACGGCAGCTTGCGTTCTGCGGTAGAGGTTGTGAGTGTTGATGCATTCCCAGGCACTACATTGCAAGATGGCCAAGACAGCCAAACTCGCGTTGCAGACCAAAGCTCGCGCATTGGTGTGAAAGGCGATTGGAAAATTAGCGATGATTTGAAAGCTATTGGCCAAGTAGAGTCACGTTTTTACTTGGGCAATAACGGCGATCCACTCGACGGCAGCAAAATTGGTTTTGGTACTCGCAATACGTTCATCGGTTTGGATAGCGCAAAAGCCGGTAAATTCCTGATTGGTCGCTACGACAATGCCTACAAAAACCTGAAAAAATCAGCATACGGCGTGTTTGATGGCACCTTGAATGATGCTTCTGAGTTTGTTGGCGATAAATCAGTGCTGGCGCGTCTAGGTGGCCGTCAAGGTGACATGGTTCACTACGAGACACCAAACTGGGCAGGTTTCAACGGTCAGTTAAGCTACAACTTCGGTAAAGTGGCGACAACTGCGACAACGACTTACACAACTAAATGTGCAACTGTTAGCAACTGCACGACTACTGCCGCAACAACTGGCGGTGAGAAAATCAACGCTCCACAATTCTCAGCTGCGCTTGCATACAACCACGAATATTTTGATATCGGCGTTGGCTACAGCAAAGTGGAAGATGCAGCTTCTGATTTGAAAGGTGGCAAGTTGAGCATCAAATCAGATGCGACTGGCAAACAAGGTGATGAGTCAATGGACGCTTTCACCGTTGGTGCTACTGCTAAATTCGCTGGCGCAAAATTGAGCGCAGTATGGGAAAAAACCAATGCTAAAGCGAATAACACTGTAGAAAAGAAAGTCTTCGATCAAGAGCAAGTTAGCTACGGTATCGGCGCTTCTTATGCCTTCGGTGATTGGGACTTCCAAACTTCATACGCGGTAGCTAAAAACGTTGAAGAGGCAGGTAAAGAGCAGGCAGATACCGGTGGTAAAGAATTCGGCATTGCTGCATCTTACAAATTGCACAAACAGGTACGTGTGATTGCGTCTTACACTAAAATTGACAACGACAAAAACACTGCCTTCACTTCAAGCTCAGGTTTTGACCTCGCTAAAGGTTCAGACGCTAGCATCATCGCGATCGGA
- a CDS encoding porin, whose protein sequence is MLDEFAYSQGCKSAAIKTKVAVTVVLTNSRLLEKLIMFKRVLMAAAVAAAVSAPAFADVSISGSAEMDFFYRTNNTADGDGKFLQEIAIVLNFDGKDKLDNGSSVIWRLASKVATPDRFDSFGTREAWIGYTGDWGTLKFGNQWSDVYLTQDWPYGSKGFSGTVGELPFTGFGSGITYASPSFGGFNFNLGYDFVDGLSGDAAAYEVSAHGAFGPINVDAGYAATKDATPVPAGVADWGTLTTKANRYAVKAGDEYANWILGARGNFGDFAVRALVRNFETKTSGTKKEQIGYLLSGTYNLGKGAVSLGYYLGDDAKVNGNTVDDSSFQTIGFQYDYGLSKNTGAFLQIRHNIVGKNNGSAAPIWQNADGLAKGDNATRILVGTWTGF, encoded by the coding sequence ATGCTGGATGAGTTTGCGTATTCTCAGGGCTGTAAATCAGCGGCAATAAAAACCAAAGTCGCTGTTACGGTGGTTTTAACTAACTCTCGTCTCTTGGAGAAATTAATAATGTTCAAGCGTGTTCTGATGGCAGCTGCAGTAGCAGCCGCAGTTTCTGCTCCAGCTTTTGCTGATGTTTCTATTTCTGGTTCAGCAGAAATGGACTTCTTCTACCGCACTAACAACACCGCTGATGGCGATGGCAAATTCTTGCAAGAGATCGCTATCGTATTGAACTTCGACGGTAAAGATAAACTGGACAACGGTTCTAGCGTTATCTGGCGTCTGGCTTCTAAAGTAGCTACTCCAGACCGTTTCGACAGCTTCGGTACTCGTGAAGCGTGGATCGGTTACACTGGTGACTGGGGTACTTTGAAGTTTGGTAACCAATGGTCTGACGTTTACTTGACTCAAGACTGGCCATACGGTTCTAAAGGCTTCTCAGGTACTGTAGGTGAGTTGCCATTCACTGGCTTCGGCTCAGGTATCACTTACGCTTCACCATCTTTCGGTGGCTTCAACTTCAACTTGGGTTACGACTTTGTTGACGGTTTGTCTGGCGACGCAGCTGCTTACGAAGTAAGCGCACACGGTGCTTTCGGCCCGATCAATGTTGACGCAGGTTACGCTGCTACTAAAGATGCAACTCCAGTTCCTGCTGGTGTTGCTGACTGGGGTACTTTGACCACTAAAGCTAACCGTTACGCAGTTAAAGCTGGCGACGAATACGCTAACTGGATCTTGGGTGCTCGCGGTAACTTCGGTGACTTCGCAGTTCGCGCATTGGTTCGTAACTTCGAAACTAAAACTTCAGGTACTAAGAAAGAGCAAATCGGTTACCTGTTGAGCGGCACTTACAACCTGGGTAAAGGTGCTGTGAGCTTGGGTTACTACCTCGGTGACGACGCTAAAGTTAACGGCAACACAGTTGATGACTCTAGCTTCCAAACTATCGGTTTCCAATACGATTACGGTTTGTCTAAAAACACTGGCGCATTCTTGCAAATCCGTCACAACATCGTTGGTAAAAACAACGGTTCAGCTGCCCCAATCTGGCAAAATGCTGACGGCTTAGCTAAAGGCGACAATGCTACTCGTATCTTGGTTGGTACTTGGACTGGTTTCTAA